From a single Saimiri boliviensis isolate mSaiBol1 chromosome 7, mSaiBol1.pri, whole genome shotgun sequence genomic region:
- the CDKN1B gene encoding cyclin-dependent kinase inhibitor 1B produces the protein MSNVRMSNGSPSLERMDSRQADHPKPSACRNLFGPVDHEELTRDLEKHCRDMEEASQLKWNFDFQNHKPLEGKYEWQEVEKGSLPEFYYRPPRPPKGACKVPAQESQDVSGSRPAAPLIGAPANSEDTHLVDPKTDPSDSQTGLAEQCAGIRKRPAADDSSTQNKRANRTEENVSDGSPNAGSVEQTPKKPGLRRHQT, from the exons ATGTCAAACGTGCGAATGTCTAACGGGAGTCCCAGCCTGGAGCGGATGGACTCCAGGCAGGCGGACCACCCCAAGCCCTCGGCCTGCAGAAACCTCTTCGGCCCGGTGGACCACGAAGAGTTAACCCGGGACTTGGAGAAGCACTGCAGAGACATGGAAGAGGCGAGCCAGCTCAAGTGGAATTTCGATTTTCAGAATCACAAGCCCCTGGAGGGCAAGTACGAGTGGCAAGAGGTGGAGAAGGGCAGCTTGCCTGAGTTCTACTACAGACCCCCGCGGCCCCCCAAAGGCGCCTGCAAGGTGCCGGCTCAGGAGAGCCAGGATGTCAGCGGGAGCCGCCCGGCGGCGCCTTTAATTGGGGCTCCGGCTAACTCTGAGGACACCCACTTGGTAGACCCAAAGACTGATCCGTCCGACAGCCAGACGGGGTTAGCGGAGCAGTGCGCAGGAATAAGGAAGCGACCTGCAGCTGACG ATTCTTCTACTCAAAACAAAAGAGCcaacagaacagaagaaaatgtttcagaCGGTTCCCCGAATGCCGGTTCTGTGGAGCAGACGCCCAAGAAGCCTGGCCTCAGAAGACATCAGACGTAA